The following nucleotide sequence is from Xiphophorus maculatus strain JP 163 A chromosome 22, X_maculatus-5.0-male, whole genome shotgun sequence.
CATTAGAAACATCCAAAGTTTTTTGGATGCAAAAGCTAAACGCACAGTTTTACAGAAGATAATCTAACAGCTGCACTAACTGGGGGCTAATACCTGCAGATTACTTTTTAGAGGGTAATTTATGTAACATGTAATGGCCATGAATAGTCGAGAGATCAACCATGAGATTGGATTTAGCCATTGGAAGTACTGGAGTTAGTCCATTGAGCATTTCTACCTATGCAGTCTAGAGATAGGCGaaatgacctgaaggattttatctagcaggtgcttttgttctgtaattagggccattaccttataagtaccctggtaatggcctcaacgcatctcacagttgcacaattgttccttagacttcgacttcgacttcgactgactttgttgtcattttcaatgcacagggtgtatacagaacgaaatttcgttgcatacggctcaggacaatgtttgaggttccaatgttgtgagtaaaataaaatacagtataaaatatgaatataaatctaaatataaaatataaagtgcaggactgacagtaaaatagaagttatttagctctgtacatgtgcaaggtataaagtggagaccagtttttgagtgcagtccagttaagagttcagcagtctgatggcaagtgggaaaaagctgtttcggaaccaggtgaacctgcaccggatgctgcggaacctctttccagagggcagcagggagaacagtccatggtgggggtgtgagggatcactgatgatgtttcggcctcaggacacgcatcctgcatcgatggttgacctgacacttcgcccttttgcctgagctgggtgttgAAGGTTGTTgtcgaagcagtttctccttgtgtgccttcttctcactcacatgagagttactgaactcttttgcaagctcaaccaggaagtccacccgtctctcctgcaccccaatgcatgcctgataaatgtttccatgtttgccaggtttgctgaccagctgtcacatagtgatggaaccttggtcaccccccgcaagattatgactgaaataaatgccattagttcttgtgaactaaataggtgaagcagtcacctatttatcctccacagcacaaaaggctgcatgcaaatttgcatgtgcaaagtctcccagatttcttttgcttacactttgtgcatgatttttttgaggtggatcaacacaattaatttggttagtttatttctaaactgtcattttataccctcttagctttatttcaaagagaaacattactaatttcttttagaaaaacctttgcatattttttgaaacagattgtatgttttgcaaactctacgTACATTTGggaaaatgacctggataatgcagcacaacatcatggatcagctgcaaaaggtcacatctctccaaaaacacttcatgtatgcttcaaaactaaactgactagttgtaggtatcatagatacccacccccaacatggactattcacactcctaccttctggcctgacggtcaatggccacatttacaattgaagaatgctaatttgagccatcagagtcgccagtttggactcagggccttttggccctgtttcagtaagtctggGGAGAAGTCGAAAACCTAGTACTCCTAGTTTAATCTCCTGCTATGTTTTGTCTCaagaggaaaatatgaaaatggaagaaatttgTTCATCTTGTAGCAAATGCATATCCTTGAGTCTTTTATTCCAGAGAATTAtaacacaaacttaaaataatccTATTATAGTTTAAGTATATCAGTATTTTTTTAGCATATTCCTAACCACTCATGCTAAGCATGACTGTAAATTGAATTGCTAAAACTGAGGAGCtcctttctctttctgaaaATTTCCATCTTGAAGCCATGACTCCAAATGGAACAGATGACTCTCTCAGGCCAAATGTTATGCCTTGGCTAACCATCAGGGCAAACTTTCTAAAAAGTAAAGTGGCTAGTTTATTTACATTGTATTGGCAATGAACCCACCCATTAGTTTTGCAGCAACTGTGCAATAACCACAAAGCAGTGGGGAGGAAACTGTGCACTTCAGGCTATGCCTCGACATACAAATTTAAACTAGCATGTCTgtacacaaaaaaacagttgcGGATAACCTTTGTAGTCTATGTTTGTTGCTGATAGGTTGCTCCAAAGAATTGAACAGTCATGCTAAATTAACAGATATAAACTAAAGGCTTGATTAGAACAGCTCCTCAGAAGTACATCAGACATGCCTGGGTGGGTACCAGCAATGCAGACATGCCATGCAACTCTAAAATACAGTCTAATTATGTCACTCAGATGCACTTCATTCAGCTCAGCCTTGCGTTTATTAGGGTCACTGCTATAAGAATAATAAAGTCAGCAAATCTTTTTTAGAATACCACTTTTCTAAACATTCAGCTGTTTACAGGCTTTAATAAGCAGATCTGGGACTCCACTTGACTTGAAAATGTGATCAGTGCTGTCTTTTGATATGGGGAACATGGGTCATTGTTGAGTTCGgatttaaaagacaaacacaaacacaacatagAAAACACAATTATGTCATCTTGTCATGCACAATCAATGGGAAATGACTTTTAGTGCTACTGACAAGTAATCCACTTTGTGCACGGGTGCACTGCATTTTATCCTGCCTTacaatctgaaaatatttttccacctTTTGATTGGGTTGGAGACATCATACTTAAAAATCAGCTACTTTTCTGGCATGAGCTCAAAGCCGTGGCAGGTTGCTTTCTCTCTGGTTGTCATCGCCCTAATCTTTTGTCCACTCTACAAAATCTCATCGAGATTGAAATCAGGATTCTAGCTGTGCTGAtccaaaatgttgattttacttCCAGttagaagaaacatgttggtaaaataaagattactttaaacctTAAAAGAAGAGAAGTTTAAATGGTGAATGGTAAATGACTTTGTACTTGTATAGCTGCagtcattcactcattcacacacacacactcaaacacatTATGGATTTAACTAAATAGTGGAAACTAAACAAGATCATATtataaactggaaaaaacaatGGCATAAAATATTTACGTCATAAAATCAACTGCACTGAATATCTTAAAAGGTAGTagtctgcaaataaataaataatggcaaaaactgtttaaatgtgtTCAAGGGAAAAAGCCAATCATACATCCAGTAAACCCTGGGAAAAACTCAACCCTCTCTACATTCAAAATTTGACATTCAAGTATCCTTATTCTAACTGTGTCACTGCTATGCTGGCATGATTGTGTCAGCTGCTCTGGGAAGACTGTACACACACTATACAGAAGTAGTCCTCCTCTTTTAAGTTGCATGTAGaaacttctttgtgtttttcgtACAAATTCTGAACTTGTATCGTGGTAAATCTACTGCTGCATTTTGAGCCATGTTCTTGtcagcaaagaagaaaagaaataggAGATGTACTGTACAATGAAGAGTCTGTGTGAGGGAGTTTTTGATGCTTGTTCCGACACGCAGGGAACAATCAGTGCCTTCTGAAAGTCTGCTAAGAAGATTGGAAAACCACGGTTGTGTGGCACACGTGAATATGCACACTCAGCTTCAACCTGGGTGGGTATATTTTATCGTCGTCAGTCATAGAGGTATTCATAAAGTTTAAACAGGTAAATAAACAACTCTCATGTGGAGCCGATAACATCTGAGCCTCTCAATGGAGCGGTTCCACCTGACAGGAAGATGAAAGGTGAGTCAGACCAGGCCATTTCTGCATGGCTTCAACGTAGCAATAAACCTGCTTTGTGGGCCTTGGTCAATCTCCCAGTACCATTGCTTTATCAAACATTGCTTTGATAAAGCAATGTTTACAAAATGCAACAAGATGAGGGAGATGAATGTTGTGTGGGACAGAGATCAGAACAGAAAGACATGCTGGAACTTCACGCCACTCCAATCTCATCTGACGCATTGGCAAGTTCACAGAAAACGACAAAGAGGATTAATCAAGCTCACTGTGCTTGTGTGTGCGATTGCAGTatgcatgcgtgtgtgctctTGTTCCATCTCAGCGACTAACAAGCAGCAATACAGTCATGAACAGGTTGAGCCACCTGTCCTTTCTGAAGACGGACGTTTTGCCTGTGCTAAGTAAAACTGTCTTACAGATGGCGTGCCGTGCTTTACCCGGTGCCACTCATGTGTGGCCTTCAGAACAGGATGTAAGAAGTAGTGGAAGGCTTTAAAGAGCTGATTTTATCTCCTGGATTCTGCCTGTTTCCCACTGGAGTGAGATTTAAAAACTACTGGGTTTTAGGAAGCTGccaaaaccaaaccaaatgcctttctgtctgtttttaaacattaacttGTAAACTGCTAAACCAACCAGCATTTTCATATGACTTATGAGTTTAATACTAAACAAATACAATTACGTGCTGATTCTGAAAGTTTTAGCTTTAAccttttaaaattaagcatGGTACAACAGACTGTTGATTACTATCACCTTAACAATTAGATGACAGTGGGTCAGAACTTAGATATGTTTATATTACTCTACCACAattctcaatttttttaaacatctacaTCATTAACTTAGTGTTGTTGAAAGCCTCTTCCCATTTTTCACAACCGCTTGAAGCTACCAGGGTACAGACACAGGGCCTCTGTTGGTGTCCAATACTTAATAAATGTAAAGGTCTGGCACCATTTCtgaaaacattgcattttaacaaaatgattGATTTCAGTCTCTTGCCGTGCATGTaggttttaagattttaagattGCTAATAATACACACTTTACAGATAAGAAAGAAGTTTaaatcttttgtcttttcacagGAATATCTCAAGTCATCAGGTGAGGACATTTTAGACTTCTTACCTTCTCATAGCGTGTTTCCATGCAGAGGAAGACGATGTATGCTGTTGCACAAGCCAGGCATCCTTCCAGGTATGACTGGCCGCCAACTTTCTCAGCCTCCACATAATAAGAGTTCAGGGTCTTTACTGTCTGCTCAAGCAGAGCTCTCTCTAtctaataaacacaaacaaggaTAGAAAGTAATGAGTGGTATAGATATGGCAGACTGGGAACACAAGTATATTTAGCTCTCCCACAACAACATAAACAAGCTGTGCACCTATTGAGAAACATGTTAAACATGCCTGCTGCATTTTACTCAAgccaaaatgtaatttttttgataaGAATTATCACACTCTTAAAGCTTGTATAATCTGAAGTGAAAAAGCCTGGGCAGAAAAGCAGATTAGTTCAATAGGCATATTTGCTTATTACACTAAAAGGACTTAATTTTAAGCTGCAACATGTTGCAGTTGTTTCACAATGCTTTGTTGTAGTTCTCACCCTGTTGTCGAGCTCTGTGGGGAACTTGGTCTGGAATCGGCACACAGTTCCTTCGCTGTAGTCTCGTTGTATGAACACCTTTGTTACCAGCGATGCAGTGTGCTGCATCTCCTGGAGGTTATGAAACTTAGAAGACACACAGCAGTGGGGGAGGAAAAGGATGAGTCCAATCAAATTCGCAAACAGTTCTAGTTAAATAGCTCATCATAGACATGAATGTCATAATAGTTTAGGGGTTTTTACTGATACATTCTTAACTGTTCGTTTTCCAGCATGGGGTGATTAAAGAAACACATACAACCTAAGtgattcttaaaaacaaaaactgagtaAACATatctgagtttattttgaattgtttCCAACTCATCAATGGGTAAAACTTAAGACATGCAGACTCAAATACACTCCAACTAATATTTGTGGGAATGTTAGTGGTGGCAGCTTGAATCCTGACTGCATTCTTTTCAGTCACCAGGCATATTCTAGAGGGACATGAGACCATTGTACTTAGCATAATTGCTATacttcatttaaataaactttgtttCTTGGTTTTATGCATAGTCAACAAATTCCATAGTGTTAAAGACATTGAGGAGGCCATTCAGGAATCTTAATGTGCTTGTGTTTAACTGCTTTTGATGTGTTTAGTATTATCATTCAGCTGGAACAACCAATAGAGTCCAAGATTACACACTGCGACCCAAACTGTCACTCTCAGATGAAAGGAATTTGGTTAAAATGTTCAGGAAcaacccaaaaacacaaaaaaggatatataaatatatataatttgaaaaagaaaaattcacttttttctattttggtcGTTCATCTGTATTTTCTGGCAAGTCACTTCTACAgagatttttattataaatgccAATAAAGTGATGTGAAATCATCTTGGCAGCTTTTAATTAACTAATGGTAATGGCCCAAATGCGAGAATCTCATGTTTTAACAGCAGTGTAGGCTTGCAATGGCACACTGACTATTCCTTGAGCTACGACAGACGCAGTTTCAATTACAGCACCCAGATATACTGTTCTTTGCAGCACTTTGCTAGTAACTGCTATGTTTTACATCAAAACAGGCACAGTAAACTTGTCTCATGCTGATCTAAATTACTTCTCCCAAGAGGTTGGCAATTAGTAATACAGAAAAAGTATGCAAGCAGAGTTGAGGAAAAAggaaggagacagagagaatCAAAAAGAAAGTATTAAAAAGATACAGCAACCCATATGAGGTTGTCCTTCaggttttatatataatattctCCAGGAATGCAAAACATTTGTGCATTTGCCGGAATTAACTAGCCAACTTTTAATCCATGCTCCTTTTGCAGAGCTTTGGTGGCCACAGCAGTCTGTTATTATTGGAAGGTAGTGAGACCATGTAAGCAGACACAGCACAGAGCCAGTCTTTCATCTCTTTACAGAAAAGGCCAACATCAATCTCAACCAGGAATAGAGTCTAAGCTTCTATTTTCATCCACTAACAGCCACAATCATCTCACACCCAGAGCTTTTAATAtctgtttctttgctttctctGCCACTCTAACATAGTGTCTATCTTTGGGCCATGATGATACATCAGTCATTCTATTAATAGATGTAATCATGAAGACACGCCACAGCTTTGTTTATTCAAATCAGCATCAGCTGGCCCAACGTCAACCTCATTATGTTTACATAggttctttgttttgcagtgcCAGAATGGGAAATAATGtactgttaaaatataaatcaccAAAACATCAAAGGATGGCTAGAACTGATTTAATAGTTACTAAACACTAACGAGGAAAAAATACGTAATAGGGAGTATTAAGTCTTTCCAAAAATGCCCGAAAATAGGAATTTAATATTTAGATCAGGGGTCCTGAAAGCCACGCCCCAAAGGTCAGTGTCCTGACAGTTTTAGATGTGCCCCTGGTCCAACATACCTGAAGTAAATGAAGAAATTACCTCCTCAGTATGCGGTCATGTTCTCTAGAGTCCAAGTGACCTGATTATTCAAGGCCTGGGTTTCAAGATCCCTGGTTTAGACATTTAAAAGGCACTGGCACAGCCAAACGAATTGGAATACCACTAAAAATTTACTTATTTCAGcaagtcaattaaaaatgtgaaattcataAATTCACTACACAAATAACAtcacatatttatatttgattgctctttattttgacaattatgACATACAGCTAATAAATACCTGTTTCAATTTCTCTGAAAATGAAGATATTGCATaacaaaaaattatcaaaactattttataaaCAAAGTTGTCTCCTGACTAAAagctatatattttttgtgtgttttccattttcatttcagttgtTGAAATAAATATCCTTCTATTAGGgtttaaattttcaaaaacataagAGTAGAGACTGGGAACAGAAGAACGCTACCACAAGAAATACctcaagaaataaaatttcatcATTAGGTTTTCAAAAAACCCAGGTGTAGAGATAGTTTTGTACACATGCAagtgttttttaataaagaaaacaaaccaaagggAACTAAACTAACAAAGGCAAGTAGATGGCCAGAGTCACGGGGGAAACAATTGTGGCTAACAGAAGAATGCTGGAGTGAAAAAGAATGAGGAGCTTAAAAAACCTGGGGCATCGTTGCCCAGCCTGAGGGTCTTTTTGCATGGAGGTTGAAGTGACAAGGTGACCCACCAATCAATTCACTGAAGGGAATTGTGAAAGAAGTCCACTTCAACATAAGTGACCTTCATGCCATGCATTCAATTGTGCAACTCTTAAAAGTTTCTACAAATGTCTTCCCATTTGCCACAGAAATTAGAATCATTTCCTTTCCTTTGGCATTACGTAAGAAAGTTACATAATTAacgtcaaataaaaataaaaaatgaattcacGTAAAATGTGTTGACATTTTGTAGAAGTACAGGGTAAGCcattaaaattgcattttacaAAAGGACAAAACTGTCATCAGAAAAAACTCTTGGGGaagcttaaaaaaatgacacatgcaaaaagaaaagatttagcCTCTGGCAGAGAACTGATCAAAATGAAGAGGTAACAATTTCTTTGTCGCTTTTTTCCACTCTAATGACGTCTCCTCCTTATTCTTGCATTCTAGCTTTGTGTAGTTCTCACTAACATCACATGTTCCCTAGTTTAGTCATTTTGATTCAATGAGCACACAGCTGCAATATGGGTGAGTGGTGCCAGTAGGCACACGACACACATACTCAAACAATAAGGGTATGCAGAGTAAATGCATTCGACATtagacatttcatttttatctctcacagcatttttttcacaacaagTGCTCTTTTTTCATCCTTTCTTAACTCTGTAAGTGGCCTCCTGTTCACCCCAGGGTCTATGAACTTCTGAAAAAGATTGAAATGATAGATTAACAACTGTGAGACCAAAGCCAGAGGAAGAAatctcttttttgtttattttggaaaagGTGGAATATTGTTTTAGCCAGGCTCTTTCTGCCAGTCTACTCTTATTTCCAAACAGTCCAGGTCCCAAGCCAAAGCGAAGCTACAGACTGGGATCAGGATCTGGATGTAATGATATTAGGCGATACATATGTAGACACAGAGTGAGCCCGCAGATATTCAATAACCTTATCCAATGATTGTTGACTTTTCATGCAACAAACATAATGGAAGGATTGTAAACATGCACAGGAAGCAGTGCTCATCTCAAGAGTTTGGTATTTATGGTTTTAAACTGcatcagtcaaatcaaattatttatattctggATTAATGAAAGATCATGGactaaaaaatgtgtttgcGTGCATGCACATGTGTTTCTAAGAAAATTATGGGATTTGCAACAGAACACCAGACAATAAAATAGCTAAAAcctaagaaaaaaacagttccTTGGTTTCTTCTCaactttagctttatttttagtgTGCTTAATTTACTATTTTCACTGATCAATAAATTGGGGGCAATTCTGGTATACATACATCTCCCATACCCACATGTACCGGACATGCTTGCATAAATTAACCCACAGGCACATCAGTGCCTGGATGAGTGTGCTCTTCCTACCATACAAAGTAATAGCTGCATCCTCTTGTGAGATCATCACCATGATAACTCAGCCAGCAATGTCTTCAGCATTATGGTGACATTACCAAGGGCACAGAGAGGGGAGGAAGATGTGCTGCTGGCCCAAGAGCTACCAGACATTACTGGATCTAAAAATAAATCCGCAACTCCTGAATGAGGCAACTAGTTGTACTATTAGTCACAGCATGAACGAGGACATTGTTGTTCATCTTGAATTAGATTTGCAAGTCATACAAAACTACAATGAAAGAAGATTCGTCCAAAAAGTGTTCAGGGTAGAAATCTGTTTTGCTAGGCTCTGAACTGTGTCAAAAGGATACACGttagctaaaaatatttattaagtCTTGTAAAGATGAGTAAAACCATGATGTAGATGAAGGTAAGACAAGGATTTGTATGTCCCTGATGCTGAATATCATCATATTAGTCATTTTCATAAACAGTGCAATCACATTCTGAATCAACAGTCTCCATAAATAACTACTCAATAAATATTTGCATCTGagttgtagtaaaaaaaaaaagaaagaaagaaacgtAAAATGCGAGCAAATTCCAAAATGTTACCAGATATTAACGAgggaatataaataaaagaacaagaacaactaaataaataaacgaccCTCTCCTGTGTTCCAGAATCAGTCGAATATTCAATCAGGTGTTCAGCACATTCGGGACACACATGCATCTCAGTCAGTTTGCAGCAACGCATCCCCCCAACCTGCACTTACCGGGATAAAAATAAGAATGGGTAGCAATGGAGTCTTTGAGGGAATACTaacagaagcagcaggaaatcCCTTACCTCTGT
It contains:
- the LOC102222092 gene encoding golgin subfamily A member 7B, with amino-acid sequence MATEFHNLQEMQHTASLVTKVFIQRDYSEGTVCRFQTKFPTELDNRIERALLEQTVKTLNSYYVEAEKVGGQSYLEGCLACATAYIVFLCMETRYEKVLKKISGYIQEQNEKIYAPRGLLLTDPIERGMRVLEISVFEDRGSSGSSPSSSMSSCSTAR